A section of the Streptomyces sp. 6-11-2 genome encodes:
- a CDS encoding IS701 family transposase: MGVFAAYASSTGRALVDRELYLPKSWTTDRDRCRAAKIPDECEFATKGALAKAIVLRALASPLPIAWVTADSAYGQECRFRRMLENAGVGYVVAVPKSQFTVGCPRIDHLFAQAPQDAWERRSCGQGAKGQRIYDWAAIQLPAVAEFDYQGRELVRRRWALARRSVSKPDEIAYYLAYAPLDAGVDDLVRVAGTRWAIEECFQAAKNECGLDQYEVRRYVGWYRHITLAMLAHAFLATMTAQAREKGAAPVRKPRSSSSPWRKCGDSWQLALPSTPMPTPTR; encoded by the coding sequence ATAGGCGTCTTCGCCGCCTACGCCAGCTCCACCGGCCGCGCGTTGGTGGACCGGGAGCTGTACCTGCCCAAGTCCTGGACCACCGATCGTGACCGCTGCCGCGCCGCGAAGATCCCCGACGAGTGCGAGTTCGCGACCAAGGGCGCCCTCGCCAAGGCGATCGTGCTGCGCGCACTGGCCTCGCCGCTGCCGATCGCCTGGGTCACCGCGGACTCCGCCTACGGCCAGGAATGCCGCTTCCGCCGCATGCTGGAGAACGCCGGTGTCGGCTACGTCGTGGCTGTGCCGAAGTCCCAGTTCACCGTGGGATGCCCGCGCATCGATCACCTCTTCGCCCAGGCTCCGCAGGACGCCTGGGAGCGCCGCTCGTGCGGACAGGGCGCCAAGGGCCAGCGGATATACGACTGGGCCGCGATACAGCTGCCCGCAGTCGCCGAATTCGACTACCAGGGCAGGGAGTTGGTGCGTCGACGGTGGGCGCTGGCACGACGCAGCGTGAGCAAGCCGGACGAGATCGCCTACTACCTCGCTTACGCACCTCTGGACGCGGGGGTGGACGACCTGGTGCGAGTCGCCGGCACCAGGTGGGCGATCGAGGAGTGCTTCCAGGCGGCAAAAAACGAGTGCGGCCTGGACCAGTACGAGGTCCGCCGCTACGTCGGCTGGTACCGGCACATCACCCTCGCCATGCTCGCCCACGCCTTCCTCGCAACCATGACCGCGCAGGCCCGCGAAAAGGGGGCTGCACCGGTGAGGAAGCCGAGGTCATCGAGCTCACCGTGGCGGAAGTGCGGCGACTCCTGGCAGCTCGCGCTCCCCAGCACCCCCATGCCCACACCCACGCGCTGA
- a CDS encoding transposase, giving the protein MAYSSRANHAYLRRRRIRAVIPEKMDQAANRKKKGRRGGRPFTHDTELYRNRNTVERCINKIKEWRGLATRYDKTPVSYLAGLHLRGAVIWLRSLT; this is encoded by the coding sequence ATGGCGTATTCCTCCCGCGCCAACCACGCCTACCTGCGCAGACGCAGGATCCGGGCAGTGATCCCGGAGAAGATGGACCAGGCAGCCAACCGGAAGAAGAAGGGCCGCCGGGGCGGGCGGCCCTTCACCCATGACACCGAGCTCTACCGCAACCGCAACACGGTGGAACGCTGCATCAACAAGATCAAGGAGTGGCGCGGGCTCGCCACCCGCTATGACAAGACCCCGGTCAGCTACCTCGCCGGACTCCACCTACGCGGCGCGGTCATCTGGCTCCGCAGCCTCACATGA
- a CDS encoding Ku protein, with amino-acid sequence MEAVWSGMIQFGLVALPIRLYAATVEHPVRLHEIHVADGSRVEHRRFCKAENREIPHEQVGRGFALADGRMVPLTEEDLAHLPLPTKRTIDVLGFVPFEDIDPISFGRPYYAGPGPDADRPYALLVEALARTGNVAVSKLALRSRERLALLRPRHGILILQTLLWQDELRDPGDLAPSTPVTDRELELAEVLIRDLTGINVREVHDDYAHALEQLVDAKITGGELVEPAEPTPALDLMAALQESVRAAERVYKRPSARHRP; translated from the coding sequence ATGGAGGCCGTGTGGTCCGGGATGATCCAGTTCGGGTTGGTCGCTCTGCCGATCAGGCTGTACGCGGCCACGGTGGAGCATCCCGTGCGCCTCCACGAGATCCATGTCGCCGACGGTAGCCGCGTCGAGCACCGCCGCTTCTGCAAGGCCGAGAACCGGGAGATCCCCCACGAACAAGTCGGCAGGGGCTTTGCCCTGGCAGACGGGCGCATGGTGCCCCTCACGGAGGAAGACCTCGCACACCTGCCCCTGCCCACAAAGCGGACCATCGACGTCCTTGGCTTCGTTCCCTTCGAAGACATCGACCCGATCAGTTTCGGACGGCCGTACTACGCGGGTCCCGGACCAGACGCCGACCGCCCATACGCCCTGCTCGTCGAGGCACTCGCCCGCACCGGCAACGTCGCCGTCTCCAAACTCGCCCTGCGCAGCCGGGAGCGCCTGGCGCTGCTACGCCCCCGCCACGGCATACTCATCCTCCAGACGCTCCTGTGGCAGGACGAGCTGCGCGACCCCGGAGACCTCGCACCCTCCACGCCGGTCACCGACCGGGAGCTGGAACTGGCCGAGGTGCTGATCCGGGACCTCACCGGCATCAACGTGCGCGAGGTGCACGACGACTACGCCCACGCCCTGGAGCAGCTCGTGGACGCAAAGATCACCGGCGGTGAGCTCGTCGAGCCGGCGGAGCCTACCCCGGCGCTGGACTTGATGGCAGCACTGCAGGAGAGCGTCCGGGCTGCCGAGCGGGTATACAAGCGTCCATCGGCACGGCATCGGCCATAA
- a CDS encoding peptidase inhibitor family I36 protein produces MHAAAASALAFLSLSAPASAADGAGLARAGIDCPSGYVCIYPEINFGGQPWVRRAVDGGVKDLPSAIRDRGSSIRNNSDRTARVYEKLNYSGRWVCVTRSGGSIHDLRGYNLNDQTRSLKINRNDCG; encoded by the coding sequence ATGCATGCCGCAGCGGCCTCCGCTTTGGCCTTCCTCTCTCTGTCCGCACCCGCATCGGCCGCCGACGGCGCCGGCCTGGCGCGTGCCGGGATCGACTGCCCGTCCGGGTACGTGTGCATCTACCCGGAGATCAACTTCGGCGGTCAGCCGTGGGTGCGGCGTGCTGTGGACGGTGGCGTGAAGGACCTGCCTTCCGCAATCCGTGACCGCGGCAGCTCCATCCGGAACAACTCCGACCGCACCGCCCGCGTCTACGAAAAGCTCAACTACAGCGGCCGTTGGGTCTGTGTGACCCGCAGCGGCGGCTCCATCCACGACCTGCGCGGCTACAACCTCAACGACCAGACCCGCTCCCTGAAGATCAACCGCAACGACTGCGGCTGA
- a CDS encoding aspartate/glutamate racemase family protein yields the protein MTPSAPTVLLVNPNSNRDTTLMMTDLIRPRLAAAGLEVEGVTAEHGPRMLVDPEALAASAPHVVDVVRRRLEADDDGQFAAVVVAAIGDPGRDQLEKVLDLPVVGIGQASIAEAARGGRRFGMATSTPLLVDSLTSLVGRYGAADAFTGVRLTESDPLVLAADPERQLQELAEAVRVSIADGAEAVIIAGGPLGETARRLAALDLAPIIETLPSAAAFLVDVLGAPSSSAS from the coding sequence GTGACCCCCTCTGCCCCGACCGTCCTGCTGGTGAACCCCAACAGCAACCGCGACACCACGCTGATGATGACGGACCTGATCCGGCCGCGGCTGGCGGCTGCCGGACTCGAGGTAGAGGGGGTCACGGCCGAGCACGGCCCGCGGATGCTGGTCGACCCTGAGGCGCTGGCCGCCTCCGCACCGCACGTCGTGGACGTCGTACGACGACGTCTCGAGGCCGACGATGACGGCCAGTTCGCGGCGGTCGTGGTCGCGGCGATCGGCGACCCCGGGCGTGACCAGCTCGAGAAGGTGCTGGACCTGCCGGTGGTCGGGATCGGCCAGGCGTCGATCGCCGAGGCCGCACGCGGCGGCCGCCGGTTCGGCATGGCGACGAGCACGCCGCTGCTCGTCGACTCGCTGACCTCCCTGGTCGGCCGGTACGGCGCCGCCGACGCCTTCACCGGCGTACGACTCACCGAGTCCGACCCGCTCGTGCTCGCCGCCGACCCCGAGCGCCAGCTCCAGGAGCTCGCGGAGGCCGTCCGCGTCAGCATCGCCGACGGCGCCGAGGCCGTGATCATCGCCGGCGGTCCCCTGGGCGAGACGGCTCGCCGGCTAGCGGCGCTCGACCTCGCGCCGATCATCGAGACGCTGCCCAGCGCGGCTGCATTCCTGGTCGACGTGCTGGGAGCGCCGTCATCCTCCGCCTCGTGA
- a CDS encoding DUF6282 family protein, whose amino-acid sequence MPGIDVFDGIIMTSVLGGMNPRTVKTALGYGAGARLVHFGAHCTHFIASHDGSYVDGKPVPFKDQYPEFERELDISVRILLDGPVPDDLAEILGLGSYASRTSRSTRASRRSSSPTPAAAG is encoded by the coding sequence GTGCCGGGCATCGACGTCTTCGACGGCATCATCATGACCTCGGTCCTCGGCGGTATGAACCCGCGAACGGTCAAGACGGCGCTCGGGTACGGCGCGGGCGCGCGGCTAGTGCACTTCGGTGCGCACTGCACGCACTTCATCGCCAGCCACGACGGCAGCTACGTCGACGGGAAGCCGGTGCCGTTCAAAGACCAATACCCCGAGTTCGAGCGGGAGCTGGACATATCGGTCCGAATCCTGCTCGACGGCCCGGTGCCGGACGACCTCGCCGAGATCCTCGGACTAGGCAGTTACGCCTCGCGGACCTCGCGATCGACGCGGGCATCAAGAAGGTCGTCGTCGCCCACCCCTGCCGCGGCCGGATGA
- a CDS encoding amidohydrolase family protein, translating to MALDLLITNATIVNADGRVHGHVGVSDGRITTLLAQNVAQLPAATRTIDASGRLVIPGGVDAHCHVEQVTGEYKSLDTFRTATTAALHGGTTTIIDFGIPADRGESPIAALRNKLSLIEGARCDVALHGSVLAWDDTVPAQLDEMAELGVRSVKLYTTNRGTTMADEDTILRVMKEMVRLDGLTYLHCEHDAIVVDQTETCASEGHLGIGHLPRSRPALSEDASVREMIAVAEHTGAPVYLVHQTTAAAVQAATEARARGLQVFSETCPHYLLLDESVYASSEPERFACCPPMRPAETVRQLSDEVALGNVHTLASDHSCYDLAQKRKCSHDVRRMPHGLPGVETRMPAAFTAVVTRGGLSVDRFVELFSTAPARINGLRSKGVIAVGYDADLVVFDPTETRRVDGAALHQGSDFSPFDGLELAGWPSTVVSGGRIVVDEGRFVDPGPVGRFRARAGFSES from the coding sequence ATGGCCCTGGACCTGCTCATCACGAACGCGACGATCGTCAACGCCGACGGCCGCGTGCACGGCCACGTCGGGGTCTCCGACGGCCGGATCACGACCCTGCTCGCGCAGAACGTGGCACAGCTCCCCGCGGCGACGCGGACGATCGACGCGAGCGGGCGGTTGGTGATCCCCGGCGGCGTGGACGCGCACTGCCACGTCGAGCAGGTCACCGGTGAGTACAAGTCGCTGGACACATTCCGGACCGCCACCACCGCCGCCCTGCACGGCGGGACGACGACGATCATCGACTTCGGCATCCCCGCCGACCGGGGGGAGAGCCCGATCGCGGCGCTGCGCAACAAGCTCAGCCTGATCGAGGGCGCCCGCTGCGACGTGGCGCTGCACGGCTCGGTGCTGGCGTGGGACGACACGGTCCCGGCCCAGCTCGACGAGATGGCCGAGCTCGGGGTGCGGTCGGTGAAGCTCTACACCACCAACCGCGGCACGACGATGGCCGACGAGGACACCATCCTGCGGGTGATGAAGGAGATGGTGCGCCTGGACGGGCTCACCTACCTCCACTGCGAGCACGACGCGATCGTCGTGGACCAGACCGAGACCTGCGCGAGCGAGGGCCACCTCGGAATCGGCCACCTGCCTCGGTCGCGGCCGGCGCTCTCCGAGGACGCGTCGGTGCGGGAGATGATCGCCGTCGCGGAGCACACCGGTGCGCCGGTGTACCTCGTGCACCAGACCACGGCGGCCGCCGTACAGGCCGCCACGGAGGCCCGCGCCCGCGGCCTGCAGGTCTTCTCGGAGACCTGCCCCCACTACCTGCTGCTGGACGAGTCCGTGTACGCCTCCTCCGAGCCGGAGCGGTTCGCGTGCTGCCCGCCCATGCGGCCGGCGGAGACGGTACGCCAGCTCAGCGACGAGGTCGCGCTCGGCAACGTCCACACCCTCGCCTCCGACCACTCCTGCTACGACCTCGCCCAGAAGCGCAAGTGCAGCCACGACGTGCGCCGCATGCCGCACGGCCTCCCCGGCGTGGAGACCCGGATGCCGGCCGCGTTCACGGCGGTCGTCACCCGCGGCGGGCTGAGCGTGGATCGCTTCGTCGAGCTCTTCTCCACCGCACCGGCACGGATCAACGGCCTGCGGAGCAAGGGCGTGATCGCCGTCGGGTACGACGCCGACCTCGTCGTTTTCGACCCGACCGAGACCCGCCGCGTGGACGGCGCCGCGCTGCACCAGGGCTCGGACTTCTCCCCCTTCGACGGCCTGGAGCTCGCCGGCTGGCCGAGCACCGTGGTCAGCGGCGGCCGGATCGTGGTGGACGAGGGCCGGTTCGTCGACCCCGGTCCGGTCGGGCGGTTCCGGGCGCGGGCGGGCTTCAGCGAGAGCTGA
- a CDS encoding aspartate/glutamate racemase family protein, which translates to MSQTDRVTTSESTLRDQVRDEIRSRISDGRYPAGARLVEQRLADEYGTSRIPVREALRMLESEGLVVTVPRRGVVVASLSRADLEHLYNLRESLEAMAFRLAAARATPGEVRSLHRLLERMRAAVEGGDHREIVAVNTQFHSQVVEMAGNPYLGTALQPVDGRLRVMIGINHDYGRQFAEHEALIKAISDGDADRAAALAAAHVDASRHSTLDRYDEHGPAPAPGPVTTPADADLRLLVVNPNISTSVSDLIEAEARRAANPGTEIVMRTAESGVAYIETRLESLLAGPAVAELVAQAGTTADAVVVAAFGDPGLPALKELVGVPVVGITEAALATASLLGARMSIVAISERITPWYRDCVERNGLLGRLASIRSLRDPLHGIGTVQDDFGPELVRLANQVVTEDGADVVILAGAPLAGLAREVADQIPVPVVDGVAAGIAQAEALVRLAPGPARAGSYAGPPAKAHRGLSPALAAALEAAQNRD; encoded by the coding sequence ATGAGCCAGACCGACCGCGTGACGACCAGTGAGTCCACGCTGCGCGACCAGGTCCGCGACGAGATCAGGAGCCGGATCTCCGACGGCCGCTACCCGGCGGGCGCGCGGCTCGTGGAGCAGCGGCTCGCCGACGAGTACGGCACCTCGCGGATCCCCGTGCGCGAGGCGCTCCGCATGCTGGAGTCGGAGGGGCTCGTGGTCACCGTTCCGCGCCGGGGCGTCGTCGTCGCCAGCCTCAGCCGCGCCGACCTGGAGCACCTGTACAACCTGCGGGAGTCGCTGGAAGCGATGGCCTTCCGGCTCGCCGCGGCACGGGCGACTCCCGGCGAGGTGCGCTCCCTCCACCGCCTGCTCGAGCGGATGCGAGCCGCGGTGGAGGGCGGCGACCACCGCGAGATCGTCGCGGTGAACACGCAGTTCCACAGCCAGGTCGTCGAGATGGCGGGCAACCCCTACCTCGGGACCGCGCTGCAGCCCGTCGACGGCCGGCTCCGGGTCATGATCGGCATCAACCACGACTACGGTCGCCAGTTCGCCGAGCACGAGGCGCTCATCAAGGCGATCTCGGACGGCGACGCGGACCGGGCGGCCGCCCTGGCCGCCGCTCACGTCGACGCGAGCCGGCACAGCACCCTCGACCGGTACGACGAGCACGGACCCGCGCCCGCCCCCGGCCCGGTTACGACGCCGGCCGACGCCGACCTGCGGCTGCTGGTCGTCAACCCCAACATCAGCACGTCGGTGTCCGACCTGATCGAGGCCGAGGCCAGGCGCGCGGCGAACCCCGGCACCGAGATCGTGATGCGGACCGCCGAAAGCGGCGTCGCCTACATCGAGACCCGGCTCGAGTCGCTGCTCGCCGGGCCCGCCGTGGCCGAGCTGGTCGCCCAGGCCGGCACCACCGCCGACGCCGTCGTCGTGGCGGCCTTCGGGGACCCGGGCCTGCCCGCCCTCAAGGAGCTGGTCGGCGTACCTGTCGTCGGGATCACCGAGGCCGCGCTCGCCACCGCGTCCCTGCTCGGCGCGCGGATGTCCATCGTCGCGATCTCCGAGCGGATCACCCCGTGGTACCGCGACTGCGTGGAGCGCAACGGCCTGCTCGGGCGGCTCGCGTCGATCCGCTCGCTGCGGGACCCGCTCCACGGCATCGGCACCGTCCAGGACGACTTCGGCCCCGAGCTGGTGCGCCTGGCCAACCAGGTCGTGACCGAGGACGGCGCCGACGTCGTCATCCTCGCCGGCGCGCCGCTGGCCGGCCTCGCCCGCGAAGTCGCCGATCAGATCCCGGTGCCGGTCGTCGACGGCGTCGCCGCCGGTATCGCCCAGGCCGAGGCGCTGGTGCGGCTCGCGCCGGGCCCCGCCCGAGCAGGGTCGTACGCCGGACCGCCGGCCAAGGCCCACCGCGGGCTGTCACCGGCGCTCGCCGCGGCGCTCGAGGCCGCCCAGAACCGCGACTGA